The nucleotide sequence CCTGCAGGGACTCATGAAGTCCAAGAAGGTCACCGTCGTGGACGGCTTCGGCAAGCTCACCGGTGAGAACACCATCGACGTCGACGGCACCACCTACACCGGCAAGCACATCATCCTGGCCTCGGGCTCCTACTCGAAGACCATGGGCATCGAGATCCGCGATCGGGTCATGACCTCCACCGAGGCCCTCGAGATCGACTGGACCCCCAAGTCCGCGATCGTGCTGGGCGGCGGCGTCATCGGCTCCGAGTTCGCCTCCATGTGGAACTCCTTCGGCGTGGACGTCACCGTCATCGAGGGCCTGGATCACCTGGTCCCCAACGAGGACCCCGCCATCATCAAGAACCTCGAGAAGGAGTTCAAGAAGAAGGGCATCAAGACCAACCTGGGCACCTTCTTCGAGAAGGTCGAGCAGGACGACAACGGCGCCAAGGTCACCCTCGCCGACGGCAAGGTCTTCGAGGCCGACGTCGTCCTGGTCGCCGTGGGCCGCGCCCCGCGCACCGAGGACATGGGCTACGAGGACCTCGGGATCCCCATGGACCGCGGCTTCGTCACCCCGAACGAGCGCCTGCACACCGGCGTGGGCAACATCTACGCGATCGGCGACATCGTCCCGGGCGTGCAGCTGGCCCACCGCGGCTACCAGCAGGGCCGCTTCGTGGCCGAGGAGATCGCGGGCCTGAACCCGATCCCCGTCGAGGACATCAACGTCCCCAAGGTCACCTTCACCGAGCCGGAGATCTCGTCGGTGGGCTACACCCAGCCCAAGGCCGAGGAGAAGTTCGGCAAGGAGAACATCGAGACCTTCGAGTACAACCTGCTCGGCAACGGCAAGTCCTCGATCCTGGGCACCGGCGGCATCATCAAGCTGGTCCGCGAGAAGGACGGCCCGATCGTCGGCTTCCACGCGATCGGCAAGCGCATCTCGGAGCAGATCGGCGAGGGCCAGCTCATCGTCAACTGGGAGGCCTACCCGGAGGACGTCGCGCAGTTCGTCCACGCGCACCCCACCCAGAACGAGGCCCTCGGCGAGGCCGCCATGGGCCTGGCGGGCATCCCGCTGCACGGCTGATCAGGCCACCTCGGCCGGCGACGCTGCTGACAGCGTCGCCGGCCGATCACCAGCACTGCATCGACCTGACGTCAGAAAGAGAATCTGAACATGTCTGAAACCGTGAACCTTCCTGCACTCGGTGAGTCCGTCACCGAAGGCACCGTGACCCGCTGGCTCAAGGAGGTCGGCGACGAGGTGGCCGTCGACGAGGCCATCGTCGAGATCTCGACCGACAAGGTGGACACCGAGGTCCCCTCCCCGGTCGCCGGTGTGATCGAGGAGATCCTGGTCCAGGAGGACGAGGACGTCGAGGTCGGCGCTCCGCTGGTCGTCATCGGCGACGGCTCCGGCTCCGGCAGCTCCGACGACTCCAGCGACTCCGCGGATGACTCCGCCGAGAAGGAGGAGCCGAAGGCTGAGGAGAAGTCCGAGGAGAAGCCCGCCGAGGAGGCTCCGAAGGCCGAGGCCAAGAAGTCCTCCGGCGGCTCCGGCACCGAGGTCACCCTGCCCGCCCTGGGCGAGTCCGTGACCGAGGGCACCGTGACCCGCTGGCTCAAGGAGATCGGCGAGGAGATCTCCGTCGACGAGCCCCTCCTCGAGGTCTCCACCGACAAGGTCGACACCGAGGTCCCCTCCCCGGTGGCCGGCACCCTGCTCGAGATCCGCGTCCAGGAGGACGAGGACGCCGAGGTCGGCCAGGTCCTGGCCGTGATCGGCGACGCAGACGCCGCCGAGTCCTCCGACGACTCCAGCGACTCCGCGGATGACTCCGCCGAGAAGGAGGAGCCGAAGGCTGAGGAGAAGTCCGAGGAGAAGCCCGCCGAGGAGGCTCCGAAGGCCGAGGCCAAGAAGTCCTCCGGCGGCTCCGGCACCGAGGTCACCCTGCCCGCCCTGGGCGAGTCCGTGACCGAGGGCACCGTGACCCGCTGGCTCAAGGAGATCGGCGAGGAGATCTCCGTCGACGAGCCCCTCCTCGAGGTCTCCACCGACAAGGTCGACACCGAGGTCCCCTCCCCGGTGGCCGGCACCCTGCTCGAGATCCGCGTCCAGGAGGACGAGGACGCCGAGGTCGGCCAGGTCCTGGCCGTGATCGGCGACGCAGACGCCGCCGAGTCCTCCGCCTCCTCGGATGACTCCTCCGATCAGGGCAAGAGCGAGGAGAAGTCCGCCGAGGAGATCGAGGACGCCGCGACGTCGTCGTCGACCCCCGAGGCCACCGACAAGGCCGCCGAGGACAAGACCTCCGGCGAGGCCAAGAAGGACGAGAAGTCCGCTCAGGACCAGAGGTCCGAGAAGGCGCAGGCCGCCAAGACCGAGTCCGCGCAGCAGAAGGCTCCGAAGCAGGAATCCTCCGCGGCCTCCGGCTCCGGCGAGGCCTCCGGCTCCGGTGAGGCCTCCGGCTACGTCACCCCGCTCGTGCGCAAGCTCGCACGCGAGAAGGGCGTGGACCTCGCCTCCGTGAAGGGCACCGGCGTGGGTGGTCGCATCCGCAAGCAGGACGTTCTGGCCGCTGCGGAGTCGGGTGCCCAGGCCCCGGCCTCCTCCGGCTCGGCCCAGCAGGGTGGTGCGCAGATCGCCGACAACGGCGAGCCGACCACCATCCAGCCCGTCTCGGACAAGCGCGGCACCACGGAGAAGGCACCGCGCATCCGCATGACGATCGCCAAGCGCATGCGCGAGTCGCTGCAGGAGTCCGCTCAGCTGACGCAGGTCACCGAGGTCGACATGACCCGCGTGGCCGCTCTGCGGAACAAGGCCAAGGCCCCGTTCCAGGAGAAGCACGGTGCCAAGCTGACCTACCTCCCCTTCTTCGCCCAGGCCGTGGCCGAGGGGCTCAAGGCCAACCCGGCCCTGAACGCCACGTTCAAGGAGGACGAGAAGGAGATCGTCTACAACGGCTCCGAGAACCTGGCGATCGCCGTGGACACCCCGCGCGGTCTGCTGGTCCCGGTCATCAAGGAGGCTGGCGACATGCAGCTTCCGGGCCTGGCCCAGAACATCGCCGACCTCGGCTCCCGCGGTCGCGACGGCTCGCTCAGCCCTGACGACCTGACCGGCGGCACCTTCACGATCACGAACCTGGGCTCCTTCGGCGCGCTGTTCGACACCCCGATCATCAACCAGCCCCAGGTCGCCATCCTGGGCACGGGCACGATCGTGAAGCGCCCCATGGTCATCCAGGACGCCGACGGCAACGACGTCGTGGCCATCCGCCACATGTGCTACCTGTCGCTGACCTACGACCACCGCATCGTGGACGGCGCCGACGCCGGCCGCTTCCTCCAGGGTCTCAAGGCCCGCCTGGAGGAGGGCCGCTTCGAGGGCTCGCTCGGCCTGTGAGCTGAGTCCGCCCCCGCTCGGCAGCGCGTCGAGCGAGCGTCTCCTGCAAGGCCCCGCACCGTCCCACGGTGCGGGGCCTTCCCGCATCGCGACGGGTGGCTGAGATCACCGGCTGCCTCGAGGAATCGGTGACAGGGTGTCGTCAAACTGCGGTTAGTGTGGATTCCATGGCATTCGTGTACTCCCTCCTGGTCCTCGTCCATCTCTTCGGCGCCGCCGTGATCATCGGCACCTGGATCGCCACGTTCCGCAAGCCGACGGTGACCGGCTGGCAGTTCTGGTCGTCCGTGGCCATGCTCGTCTCCGGTCTGCTCCTGATGGGGCTGCTCGAGATGGGGGACGGCCCCGTGAACCACCTCAAGCTCACCATCAAGCTGATCATCGCCATCGCGGTCTTCGCCGCGGCCCTGATCGGTCGCCGGAAGATCGCCAAGGGCGAGCCGGTCTCGACCGGCATCGCCCACGGCGTGGGCGGCTCGGCCCTGATCAACATGGTGATCGCCGTCCTCTGGTGAGCCGCACGCGGGCACACGAGCCCCGCTGAGCAGTGCACCCGTGAGCCGGGACCGAGCAGATCGGTCCCGGCTCGCCGTCATCACCGGGTCGCCGCCACCTCCGGCTCGAGGCGATCTCGGGCCTCCGGCATCTCCGGCTCACATCGGCGTGACGTCGAGGAGGCGCCAGGCGCCGTCGTCGCCTGCCACCATCTCGATGCTCACGTCCTGGCGCAGCGTGGCCTCACCGGCGGCCTCCGGATCCAGGCCGCTGCCCGTGGCCTCCACCGTGCCGGTGACCGTGGCGGTTCGCTCGGGTGGACTGGCTTCGGCGCGGGCGGCGCTCGGGTCCGAGGCCGACGGCTGCGCATCGGCGAGCGCCATCTGCAGGTCCTCGAACGCTCCCGACGATCTCGCCTGGTCCAGGGTCTCCAGGTCATCGGCCAGATCGGCCGCTTCCGGGAGGTAGACCGATTCCAGCAGGTCGCGATCTCCCGTGCGCAGCGCATCGGCGCGCAAGGCGATCAGCGCGGCCGCGGCGTACTCCGGACTGTGCTGAGCGCTCACAGCTTCCGGCTCGGTCGCCGCTCCGGTCTCGGACGAGACGGACTCCCCCGGTGCTGCCTGCGTCGGGTCATCGCCACCGGCAGCCGGCTGGTCTCCGACAGCAGCGCCCGGAACCTGCTCGGCCGAGCCGACGGCGCTGGGGATCTCGTCTGGCGGCCCGGTGACGACCTGCCACCCGGCCAGGGCAGCGGCACCGATCACGACCGCGGCCGCTCCAGCGAGCACGCGACGCGGGCGTCGCGATTCCTCAGACGCGGCGGCTGACGGACGCGCACGACCTCGGGCCGGACGAGCCCTGCCCCGGTCCGCACGATCGCTGCTCACGAGCTGAGGCCCGCCGCCCCTGCCCTGCTCCCCGCCACCGCCGGTGTGCTGGGCACCGCCGTCACCTCGTCGAGTGCTTCCTCGGAGACTTCGAGCGCTGCGCCGCCATCTCTCCGGCTCACGTGCCTCGGCACGCAGCAGCCGGACGGTGGGATCATCGCGCTCCTGTCCTTCCGGGAGGGGCTCGGCTTCATCTGCGGACAGAGGGGCGAAGTCGCCCGCGCCCTTCGCCGCAATCGGTCCTTCGACAGCGGGCCGGCCCATCCGCGTCACGTCGGCAGGCCCAGCCCCTGTGGGGCCGGAGCGCGCTGGCTCATCCCCTGTCGCCTCGGCCTCCGTCGCCTCGAACCCCGCCGAGCACGACGCTGCAGGCCGCAGCAGCAGCTCCAGCTCCGAGGCCGTGAGCATCCCTGAGCCGGTGGCCATCCCGGTACCGGCACGAGCCGTCGGCCCGGCGCGCTCCCCCGTCCCGGCTGAGCCCTCCCCCTCCTGCTGCGCCGCCCGGTCGAGCACGAGGTCCAGGGCGTCGGCGGCTTCCGGATCGAGCAGCGGGTGGGTGCTGCGCAGCGGCGCACGAGTGCGCGCAGCGCTGGGGCGTCGCCCGGTGAGCACCGTGACAGCGGCCGAGGCGAGCAGGACCACGTCGGCGCGGCTGAGCCGCGCCAACTCAGCCCCAGCCGCCGTGTGGGCGCCGGAGGACGGAGAGACCAGCAGCGCCCACCCTCCGTCACCGGACCTGAGCACGTCCTGCAGCCGCAGACGCCCGAGCACTGCGCCGGAGGAGTGCAGCTGCCGCAGGGCGAGGGCGAGATCGGCTGCCATGCGCACGGTCTCATCCTGCTCGACCATCCCAGAAGCCTCCAGCAGGCTCGCAAAGGATTCACCGAGGTCGTCGGGCCCGGAGTAGAGCACGGCGGTGCCGTCGTCGATCACCGCCCGCGGGAGCACGAGCCGCTCGCTGTCCAGGTCTGCAAGTGCGTCCACGAGCTCGGCCCAGTCAGAGGCGTCGTGCGCGTCCGCAAGCGCGAGCCGTCCGAAGGACTCTCCGGTCTGCAGGTGCGTGAGCCGCTGCCCGCCGGCCGGCGCCCACGGGCCATCGAAGCGCAGAAGCTCCCGGAACGGATCGTGGTCCTGAGCGGTGCCCGTCTGGTTCTCATCCATGCGCCCAGCATGCTGTCAGCGAAAGGACGTCTCGAGTTATCCACATCCGAGCACCAGGCGTACCCTGGTGACATGTCCCTTTCCATCGAGTCTCTCGGCATGGCTCCGGACCTGGTTCCGTACCGACCCGCGCTGGAGCTGCAGCGGATCGTCCACGGCGACGTCGTCGCGGGCACCCGGGCCAACACGGTCCTGCTGTGCGAGCACGAGCCGGTCTACACGGCAGGTCGGCGAGCCGCCGCCGAGGAGTACCCCACGGATGGGACCGAAGTGGTCGAGATCGGCCGCGGAGGCAAGATCACCTGGCACGGCCCCGGGATGCTCGTGGTCTACCCGATCATGAAGCTGACCACCCCGATCGACGTCGTGAAGTTCGTGCGGAACATGGAGCAGCTCGTGCTGTCCGTGCTGCGACGGCTCGGGCTGGAGGCCGTCACGGTCGAGGGCCGCTCCGGAGCCTGGATCCTCGCCGACGAGCGCGGCGGCGATCGCAAGATCTCGG is from Kocuria palustris and encodes:
- the lpdA gene encoding dihydrolipoyl dehydrogenase → MADNEFDILVLGGGSAGYAAALRGVQLGFSVALIEKSKLGGTCLHWGCIPTKAYLHSAELATEAQNSEKYGVSIGEVSVDMAKVREYKDSIVAGKYKGLQGLMKSKKVTVVDGFGKLTGENTIDVDGTTYTGKHIILASGSYSKTMGIEIRDRVMTSTEALEIDWTPKSAIVLGGGVIGSEFASMWNSFGVDVTVIEGLDHLVPNEDPAIIKNLEKEFKKKGIKTNLGTFFEKVEQDDNGAKVTLADGKVFEADVVLVAVGRAPRTEDMGYEDLGIPMDRGFVTPNERLHTGVGNIYAIGDIVPGVQLAHRGYQQGRFVAEEIAGLNPIPVEDINVPKVTFTEPEISSVGYTQPKAEEKFGKENIETFEYNLLGNGKSSILGTGGIIKLVREKDGPIVGFHAIGKRISEQIGEGQLIVNWEAYPEDVAQFVHAHPTQNEALGEAAMGLAGIPLHG
- the lipB gene encoding lipoyl(octanoyl) transferase LipB, whose product is MSLSIESLGMAPDLVPYRPALELQRIVHGDVVAGTRANTVLLCEHEPVYTAGRRAAAEEYPTDGTEVVEIGRGGKITWHGPGMLVVYPIMKLTTPIDVVKFVRNMEQLVLSVLRRLGLEAVTVEGRSGAWILADERGGDRKISAIGVQVSKRTTMHGIAINCSNDLEAFRSIIPCGISDAGVTTISRELGRTVTPSEVKDLVIDELILREADLCEVSEIPADAAPLPWPAASAA
- the sucB gene encoding 2-oxoglutarate dehydrogenase, E2 component, dihydrolipoamide succinyltransferase, whose amino-acid sequence is MSETVNLPALGESVTEGTVTRWLKEVGDEVAVDEAIVEISTDKVDTEVPSPVAGVIEEILVQEDEDVEVGAPLVVIGDGSGSGSSDDSSDSADDSAEKEEPKAEEKSEEKPAEEAPKAEAKKSSGGSGTEVTLPALGESVTEGTVTRWLKEIGEEISVDEPLLEVSTDKVDTEVPSPVAGTLLEIRVQEDEDAEVGQVLAVIGDADAAESSDDSSDSADDSAEKEEPKAEEKSEEKPAEEAPKAEAKKSSGGSGTEVTLPALGESVTEGTVTRWLKEIGEEISVDEPLLEVSTDKVDTEVPSPVAGTLLEIRVQEDEDAEVGQVLAVIGDADAAESSASSDDSSDQGKSEEKSAEEIEDAATSSSTPEATDKAAEDKTSGEAKKDEKSAQDQRSEKAQAAKTESAQQKAPKQESSAASGSGEASGSGEASGYVTPLVRKLAREKGVDLASVKGTGVGGRIRKQDVLAAAESGAQAPASSGSAQQGGAQIADNGEPTTIQPVSDKRGTTEKAPRIRMTIAKRMRESLQESAQLTQVTEVDMTRVAALRNKAKAPFQEKHGAKLTYLPFFAQAVAEGLKANPALNATFKEDEKEIVYNGSENLAIAVDTPRGLLVPVIKEAGDMQLPGLAQNIADLGSRGRDGSLSPDDLTGGTFTITNLGSFGALFDTPIINQPQVAILGTGTIVKRPMVIQDADGNDVVAIRHMCYLSLTYDHRIVDGADAGRFLQGLKARLEEGRFEGSLGL